The following coding sequences lie in one Cucurbita pepo subsp. pepo cultivar mu-cu-16 chromosome LG13, ASM280686v2, whole genome shotgun sequence genomic window:
- the LOC111808682 gene encoding uncharacterized protein LOC111808682 yields MGALKFLSALQRKVELKEIIEKGLMFVDATINSRPSKSTLIDSGATHNFIADQEARRLGLTIGKDPGKMKAVNSEALPIVGVSKGVPFKIGDWTGELDLVVVRMDDFDVVLGMEFLLEHKVIPMPLAKCLLKRGLAREEPTFMAIPLIEEATTEETVPEEIKEVLDSYTDIMLESLPQTLPPRRGIDHEIELLPGVKPPAKNAYWMAPPELAELRKQLDELLKARFIRPAKAPYGAPYCSR; encoded by the exons ATGGGCGCactcaaattcttgtcagccctccaACGGAAAGTCGAACTgaaggagataatagagaaagggctcaTGTTCGTAGATGCCACAATAAACTCTCGACCGAGCAAGAGCACTCTGATAGACTCTGGAGcaacccacaacttcattgcCGATCAAGAAGCCagaagattgggactcaccataggAAAAGACCCGGGGAAAATGAAAGCTGTCAACTCCgaggccttgcctattgtgggagtttccAAAGGAGTCCCCTTCAAAATAGGGGATTGGACTGGAGAGTTAGACCTTGTCGTGGTTCGCATGGACGACTTCGACGTGGTACTTGGGATGGAGTTTCTCCTAGAACACAAGGTCATCCCAATGCCATTGGCaaaatgcttg CTGAAAAGGGGACTCGCACGAGAGGAACCTACATTCATGGCCATACCACTGATAGAAGAAGCAACCACCGAAGAGACTGTCCCAGAGGAAATCAAGGAAGTATTAGACAGCTATACCGACATAATGCTAGAGAGTCTACCCCAAACACTACCACCTCGTCGAGGCATTGACCATGAAATCGAACTCCTCCCCGGGGTTAAGCCGCCAGCAAAGAACGCATACTGGATGGCTCCGCCCGAGCTAgccgaattgaggaaacaactagaCGAGTTGCTGAAGGCGAGATTCATTCGCCCGGCAAAGGCACCTTATGGAGCCCCGTACTGTTCCAGATga